The Planctomycetota bacterium genome window below encodes:
- the hisF gene encoding imidazole glycerol phosphate synthase subunit HisF, with protein sequence MLAKRIIPCLDVNAGRVVKGTKFVELRDAGDPVAVAARYEAEGADELVFLDITASHEGRAIMLDVVRRVSETIFMPFTVGGGIRTLEDATALITAGAEKVSINSAAVRTPELISAVAKKFGSCATVVNIDPKRVVRDGQTICEVHINGGRIGTGLEAVAWARRVEELGAGEIALTSVDADGTKNGYDLELTAAVSSAVSIPVVASGGAGRPEHLADAILLGKADAALAAGIFHFGQYTIRETKQIMAARGIPVRGLVEGHAA encoded by the coding sequence ATGTTGGCCAAACGTATTATCCCCTGCTTGGACGTGAATGCCGGCCGCGTGGTCAAAGGGACCAAGTTCGTCGAGCTGCGCGACGCCGGAGACCCGGTCGCGGTCGCGGCCCGCTACGAAGCCGAAGGGGCCGACGAGCTGGTCTTTCTGGACATCACGGCCAGCCACGAAGGTCGGGCGATCATGCTCGACGTGGTCCGCCGGGTCTCCGAGACGATCTTCATGCCGTTTACCGTCGGCGGCGGCATCCGCACCCTCGAAGACGCCACCGCCCTAATTACCGCCGGGGCCGAGAAGGTCAGCATCAACTCCGCCGCCGTCCGCACCCCCGAACTGATCTCGGCCGTGGCCAAGAAGTTCGGCAGTTGCGCCACCGTGGTGAACATCGACCCCAAGCGCGTGGTCCGGGACGGGCAAACGATCTGTGAAGTGCATATTAACGGGGGGCGGATCGGCACCGGGCTCGAAGCCGTGGCCTGGGCCCGCCGGGTCGAGGAGCTGGGAGCCGGGGAAATCGCCCTGACCAGCGTGGATGCCGACGGCACCAAGAACGGCTACGATCTAGAGCTGACGGCCGCGGTCAGCTCGGCCGTGTCGATTCCGGTCGTGGCCAGCGGCGGCGCAGGGCGGCCGGAACACCTGGCCGACGCCATCCTGTTGGGTAAAGCCGACGCCGCGCTGGCGGCGGGCATTTTCCATTTTGGACAATACACGATTCGCGAGACGAAACAGATCATGGCGGCGCGAGGGATTCCGGTTCGCGGGCTCGTCGAGGGACACGCCGCCTAG
- a CDS encoding PilT/PilU family type 4a pilus ATPase, which translates to MAAPSIDALAAKFVAKKEELEIDKLFRALVKLKGSDLHLKVGRQPIVRVNGTLRPLNRDPIDDAEMVRLCLPLLSERNRKIYEESGGADFAYSIEVDGTPWRFRVNLLQQLGHVGMVARRVNQWIPDFEGLNLPPVMVDLCKYSQGMVLLAGVTGSGKSTTIASMLNWVNKNYSKHILTLEDPIEFVFTEDKCLINQREIGLDVKDFGIGMKHAVREDPDVMLVGEMRDEETFLTAIHAAETGHLVFGTIHASSAPSTIGRILDLFPQSMHSSLRSAIAMNMKAIVAQKLLPSIKEGVGRVPTVEIMTFNATVRKQILEEKDEKLADVIRMCEKEGMQDFTMSLKDLVDRQLIDRATAFEVAPNVEALKMALKGINVSQPGIL; encoded by the coding sequence ATGGCCGCCCCCTCGATCGACGCGCTGGCGGCCAAGTTCGTCGCCAAAAAAGAAGAACTCGAGATCGACAAGCTGTTCCGCGCGCTGGTCAAGCTGAAGGGGAGCGACTTGCACCTGAAGGTCGGCCGCCAGCCGATCGTGCGCGTGAATGGCACCTTGCGGCCGCTGAACCGCGACCCGATCGACGACGCCGAAATGGTCCGCCTGTGCCTGCCGCTGTTGAGCGAGCGCAATCGCAAAATCTACGAAGAGAGCGGCGGCGCCGACTTCGCCTATAGCATCGAAGTCGACGGCACGCCGTGGCGATTCCGCGTGAACTTGCTGCAACAGTTGGGTCACGTTGGCATGGTGGCTCGCCGCGTGAATCAGTGGATTCCCGACTTCGAAGGGCTAAACCTGCCGCCGGTGATGGTCGATCTTTGCAAATACAGCCAAGGGATGGTGCTGCTGGCGGGCGTGACCGGCTCGGGCAAAAGCACGACGATCGCGTCGATGCTCAACTGGGTCAATAAGAACTACAGCAAGCACATCCTCACCCTCGAAGACCCGATCGAATTCGTGTTCACCGAGGACAAGTGTCTGATCAACCAGCGCGAGATCGGCCTGGACGTGAAGGACTTTGGCATCGGCATGAAGCACGCCGTCCGCGAAGACCCGGACGTCATGCTGGTGGGTGAAATGCGCGACGAGGAAACATTCCTCACCGCCATTCACGCGGCCGAGACGGGGCACCTGGTGTTCGGAACCATTCACGCCAGCAGCGCGCCCAGCACGATCGGGCGTATTCTCGACTTGTTCCCGCAATCGATGCACTCGTCGCTGCGCAGCGCGATTGCCATGAACATGAAGGCGATCGTCGCGCAGAAGCTGTTGCCGTCGATCAAGGAAGGGGTGGGACGCGTGCCGACCGTGGAGATCATGACCTTCAACGCCACGGTGCGAAAGCAAATCCTGGAAGAGAAGGACGAAAAACTGGCCGACGTGATCCGCATGTGCGAGAAGGAAGGCATGCAGGACTTCACGATGAGCCTCAAGGATTTGGTTGACCGGCAACTGATCGATCGGGCCACCGCCTTTGAAGTGGCGCCGAACGTCGAAGCGCTGAAAATGGCGCTCAAGGGCATCAATGTTTCGCAACCGGGAATTCTGTAA